A stretch of the Cuculus canorus isolate bCucCan1 chromosome 15, bCucCan1.pri, whole genome shotgun sequence genome encodes the following:
- the GPR139 gene encoding probable G-protein coupled receptor 139, producing MEHNHVHLHNGSVLAHHRYGCGLGYAPVVYYSLLLCLGLPANILTVIILSQLVARRQKSSYNYLLALAAADILVLFFIVFVDFLMEDFILNKQLPQILDKIIEVLEFSSIHTSIWITVPLTIDRYIAVCHPLKYHTVSYPARTRKVIVSVYITCFLTSIPYYWWPNIWIEDYISTSMHHVLIWIHCFTVYLVPCSIFFILNSIIVYKLRRKSNFRLRGYSTGKTTAILFTITSIFAILWAPRIIMILYHLYVSPINNSWVVHIVSDIANMLALLNTAINFFLYCFISKRFRTMAAAMLKASFKCQKQPVQFYTNHNFSITSSPWISPANSHCIKMLVYQYDKNGKPIKISP from the exons ATGGAGCACAACCACGTCCACCTCCACAACGGCTCTGTCCTGGCGCATCACCGCTATGGCTGCGGCTTGGGATACGCACCCGTGGTGTACTacagcctgctgctctgcctggggCTGCCGG CAAACATCTTGACAGTCATCATACTTTCCCAGCTCGTGGCACGCAGGCAGAAATCCTCCTATAACTACCTTCTAGCACTAGCTGCCGCTGACATCCTGGTTCTCTTCTTCATCGTCTTTGTTGACTTCCTCATGGAAGACTTCATCTTAAACAAACAGTTGCCTCAGATACTGGACAAAATAATTGAAGTCTTGGAATTTTCTTCAATTCACACTTCCATTTGGATTACGGTTCCTCTAACAATCGATAGGTATATAGCTGTGTGCCATCCACTGAAGTATCACACAGTCTCCTATCCTGCTCGTACTCGAAAAGTCATCGTAAGTGTCTATATCACCTGCTTTTTGACCAGTATCCCCTACTACTGGTGGCCTAACATTTGGATTGAAGACTACATAAGCACATCAATGCATCATGTCCTCATCTGGATCCACTGCTTTACTGTTTACTTAGTGCCCtgctccatcttcttcatcctgaATTCCATCATTGTATACAAGCTGCGACGAAAGAGCAATTTCCGACTGCGGGGGTACTCGACAGGTAAAACAACAGCCATTCTGTTTACTATAACTTCTATTTTTGCCATACTTTGGGCACCGAGAATTATCATGATATTGTATCACCTCTACGTATCGCCTATAAACAACAGCTGGGTTGTACATATTGTGTCGGACATCGCCAATATGCTAGCACTGCTGAACACtgcaattaatttcttcctctacTGTTTTATTAGCAAAAGATTTCGCACAATGGCAGCTGCCATGCTGAAAGCCTCTTTTAAGTGTCAGAAGCAACCTGTGCAATTCTATACAAATCATAACTTTTCCATAACAAGCAGCCCTTGGATTTCCCCTGCCAACTCTCACTGCATCAAAATGCTTGTTTACCAGTATGATAAGAATGGAAAGCCTATAAAAATATCACCATGA